AGGTGCTTCCACAGCAATCGTGGCTGCAACACAAAAACTGGAGCCGCCCACATAATTCCAGCACTTGCACATTACACTGTGCAACCAGGATGTAAGTTCTGTACTTAAATACTATTGTAGTAGTCTAAAAATCACCAAGAGCACCACAGAAAGATAAAATCACCTAAAGTATCTATAATCACTTAAAGTATCTATCTGAGGAGTAGTAGCAGGGCTGGTATGGGGAAGATAGTAATTCCCTTTCCTAATGaggaaaaatgacaaaaaatagGGCAAAAAATTCCAACACAGTGGTAGCACATGGCTATGAATGCTTAAAGTGCAGCAAGGGAGCAACTGGGACTCCAAGAAAGGGATGCAAGGTGACAAAAACACCTCAGAAAAGGGGATGCAGGATGTTCTCAGCCTCTAAAAATAGACCAGAGATCATTCAGGCACGACATCTGCATCCACACCTTCCAAAACACAAACCTGACAGACCGTGTGTCCCAGGCCCAAATTCTCCTCTGAGTACAAAGGAATCATTCTAAGATGCTGCTTCCCATACAGAGGCAAGTTTGGCCATTAAAGGAGGGGAAGTGACCTCCTCAGCCCAAAACTGCTGAACATTTATTCACAGAGCATCCTCTGTGGCCTTAACTCTGCTCTTCAGCTGCAGGGCAGATGCACACAGCCCTTCAGCTTCACCTGTTTTACCCAAAAGTGAGAGCCCAGAGCTCTGGTGTGACAGGAAAGCCTCTGACCCCCACGAAAAGCAAGGAGAGCCCCAGCAGGTGTGGCTGTACCTCTCCTGCAGCCTCAGGCCCTGCCACGCCGTCAGCGTCTGCGTGGTGTATTCCAACATCCAGAGTTTGTAGAACAGCATCATGTTGAGAATGACCAGCAGCACCAGACTGCaaggaaagcaagaaaacagcCCCTTCAGGAGCATCCCACAGCTCACTGCttgccaggagcagctgggacaaCACCCAGCCTTCAGGAAGGTGTCTGAGGCCCAGTCCATGCTGTGAGTGGGGATTTAATCTGAGTGAGCAACCAAAACTTCACCTCGTGGAGGAAATGTGTGAGCCaagaggacagacagacagacagaacaGGCTGGGTGAGTGGATGcgctgaatgcagagaaagggagggaaatgggagagtaaagaggtaaaaaaaagagaaagacagTACCTGAAACAGATCCTAATGggagcagggaagagaaaagaCGGAGCAGCTGCAGGTTAGAAACAGACTGACACGAactgggctgggagggggagGCTCAGACAGTGCAGGAGGTAGGGGgaaaggagcagagggaagagagGCAGGAAGGACAGACAGGGATCCGTGAGCCTGCACTGCTGGTGAAGTTCcctcagcacagctgagctcctggggacagcaggtggctgtgcaggcactgacacacacacacacagagtgttCACATCCAGCCTTCCCCACTCCCAAGTGaggcactgacacacacacacacagtgttcACATCCTCCCTTCCCCATTCTCAGTGAGGCACTGACACACACAGAGTTCACATCCAgccttccccattcccagtgaggcactgacacacacacacacagagtgttCACATCCAGCCTTCCCCACTCCCAAGTGaggcactgacacacacacacagtgttcACATCCTCCCTTCCCCATTCTCAGTGAGGCACTGACACACACAGAGTTCACATCCAgccttccccattcccagtgagGCACTGACACACACAGAGTTCACATCCAgccttccccattcccagtgaggcactgacacacacacacacacacacacacacacacacacacacacagagtgttCACATCCTCCCTTCCCCACTCCCAGTGaggcactgacacacacacactgttCACATccttctctccccattcccaccccagcactgggaaCACACCCCAGCCAcaccctgcccagctcctctcACCCCCACCACGCAGTGGGGCATTTCTGCTCTTCCCCAGGAAGAGTTTCCAAAATGCCAGGCTGGTGCCTGGCTCTGAATAGTGCAGTTATTTTGCTGGAAGAATGGCCCACTGTGACCAGTTCAGTCAGGCGGATGGCAACTGGCCAGAGGAATAATCTGGCAACATCACAGAGGGCTCTGTGACCCAAGTGAAGCTGTCAGGAGACGTTGGCACAGAGCTTTGGTACCTTTGTGCTATGTTCTCATCATGACAGTACCTTACACCACCTCATTCATCactgcctgggtgctgctgcaaATGTCAGCATCTGTGCCCCCTCTGGGACCAGGGAACACAGAAAGGAGCTCACCTTGAGCTGTCATTTCAGCCCTGAAATCCCAGCTTCTTCCCACCTCTCTAAAAGCCAGGTGGAGCTTAAGGAAAAGCTGAGCCCAAGCCAGAAAATCCTGGATTACTGCTTTAGACTGTTCTGCTCCACAGCACTGCCCAGTGAGCACTGCAGCACTAAAGGAAGCCTGCTGTCAGCCCAAGGGCAGAACAGTAAAAACAGTGAGTTTGGGTATTAAACTGAGCCACAGGGACACGAGGGGCCTATGCCCAGCTCACTTGGAGAGCACATCCCACCAATCCTGAAAGGCATGGCAGGAAAGACCCAAAGCAAACAGATCCTGCTGCTGAGCTGATGAAATCACTCCAATCCCTTGTGCTTCAGCTGTTTCTTTACTTATTGTGCAGAAATCTCATCTCTCAAGGGTCCAGCTGCTTTCTGGCTGTACCTCTCATCAAAATCACTGCCCAGCACCAGACATGAAAAGGTTTTGCCTGACCAGATGTGACAGAATCCTCACAGACACTGAGCCCTGTTGGGGTAGCCCAGTGACTCCCAGAGAGCTTTGCTGCTGTCCATGACAGCAGCTGGTGTGCCAGCAATTAAATCACTTGTTTTCAATTACCCACATACACAGAGCTTCTACGTGTTGGATTTCTTCTCTTGTAGGTATTGAATCCTTTCTTCTTGCACAGCTGCCTCTGTCCTGATTGTCACTGTCCCAGACAGGTCCCAGACCTGCCTTTAGGACACCCAGAACACACCTGCAAAGCCCATGTTTGGCTAAAACAAGGGCAAAACCGAGGGGAAAGGAgagaagggagcacagaactCCAGGAGCACAGATAAACCAAAGGTGTTTAATGCTGGCtgggaaggaaagcagaaaaaatcaTCACTTACACGAAGCTGATGACAAGGAGTAGCTTGGAGACACTCTGCAGGTGGAAGCCACTGGGGCTCTCCTCAGGGATGTGCCGTGTCTGAGTGGAACCTGAGGAGATGGGATGCATTTGGGATGGGAAACAGGGAAGGGCAACCCTGACGCTGTTGAGCCAGGGACGGGCGAAATGATTCGCAcgatttcagaaggcaaaatgagcctttattcaaaagcacttctctcttttatagagaacatcgtgagcattaattccattggtcttagagtaaaaacatttcacctgattggtacaCTGGACTTAGGTCAGTGTGGTAGAACACATCCATAAACAATGTGAACGGAAAGCAAGATAACAGATTGTTTACATTCCCCTCGGACTTcttcccaggctcagcctggcagaaatctttctctttttctctctgactgaactcAGAATATCCACACAACCCCTGCTCCTCCACCCACCCCTCCACCTCACCCGAACAACCCCAACACTGCCCCTCTGTGACGACACCCCTGCTTGTCCCCATGCCCAAGGCCgtgggctgtgcagctgctcaCCTGCCACGTGCTTGATTCGATGGGCAACCTCCTCATCCGTGGGGGTGGTCACAGGGCTGAGCACCTCCTCCAGGTGTGGCACCCTCAGGTGGGCGTGGGCGCGTTTCCGCCGCCGCACCGTGGATTGCTTGCTCACCTTCTCTTTGGGGGATTGTCTGTGCACCTCAGCCAGGTACGTGCTCTCTGTTTTGGTCAGCTCGCTCTCTGCAGCACCAAGGGGGAGCATTAGAAGTGTGGCTTTGCAGAGAGAGAAAGGTTTAACCTCTCTGCTGTGATGCCTTAGTTTATTTTAGTATATTTTGGGTATTATTTATGTTAGTTAATATTTtagttattatttattttatattcgTCATCTATTTgtaatcctgcagttctttagtgtGTAACTCTAAACTCCACAtccagtgtgagctgctgcttccctatttggggcagacacaacaattcctctccaggcctggcaatcaaggacacctcactgcctcaggccagAGAGATGGAAGCAAAAGCGAGTTGGgggagcaaacttggggtaaatgacttcattagctgaagTTGTAATTGGCAGATTCacccccaatatgcaaatggaccaaacttacAAAAGTGTGAAACCTGTGACCAGTTGTCCATTTTTGAGTATAGCCCCTGGGGGGCTTCATCTGCCCTAAATGTACCTGAAGACCCTTCAataaacagaactgctttttattctcttgattttgtctggcctctgtttttaggcACCCTCAAAAAGACATCAGCTGGGCAAAGAAGCTGGCAGAGTCTGAGAGATTTGTGCTCCACATTCCTCGCACCTTTTACCAAAATTTGACCTCAAACTGCCTGACAGGGAGCAGGATTTGATGCCCTGATTAATTCCAGCAGGTAATTGATTCCAGCTGTGGTAGCCCCTTTTGTAAGCCACCCCAAGGCTGGATCATGCTGCCCACTCGCAGGGAAACACGAGTGCCACTGTCATTGCCACTCTTACCCAAGTGGCGGAAATAATCTTCCAGGCCACTCCAAAAATTCTTCTCAATGAAGGATTTCACTAGCCCCCAAGGCTGCTTCCTGTAGCGTAATTCTGTGGAAACCCTGTGAGGAGGAAAAGGTCAGTCATTCCATTGGTTTTGCTTCCTCGGGGTGATGTCAATTCACAATCTTTGTCAGTGTAAATCCAGGAAATAATCATGTACACTGTTATTTCTGGAATGCTCTCAGCCCTTCACGTTTCCAGAGGAGAAGCACTGCTGGAAAAGTCATTCCAAAGGCAGGAAGAGCCTCTCCCAAGAGTACTGCAGGGCCACTTGGCAGACATTTGGATTACCATTACTGAAGTCACACAGAGTCACACAGATATAGCTTTGCCCAATGCCCAATTCCTCTGCTTAGTCCCAGGAAGATCATCCTGTGCTTATCACAGTCTGCAGTGATAACAGgctctgcaaacccctgcatCCAAGAGAGAGGCAAGAAAACTCTGTAAATCCTCTCCCTGATGCAGCTGTGACTCCTCTGCACTGATGTCAACCCAGCAGGTGAAAATCCTGCCCCTACTCTTGGTGACAGGAATGTCCCAGCAACAGGATGAAGAAACAACCCACTCAACCCCTCCTAACACACCCAAACAGCAAAACCCCCTCCCAAAGGTGCCTTTTGCCCATCATTCACTCGCCAGGAGAGGTACCTGAGTCGGCTTTTGTTTCTGGCAACACGAGTCAACGTGTAGCGGTTAATGGTGTAGAAATAATCGTGGTAGGGGACGTCGTGAGTTAGCACCTCTGCATCTATGACATAGCACTCGCTCTCCTGGCTGGCTTTGTACATTgtctgcaggaaaaacagcGTGCAAGGCAGCTCTGAGTGTGCTCAGGATGCTGCTCGGAGAGACTGGCACCTCCAGCAGCACTCTGCAAACAGGAGACACCCCCACGCCCCAGCCCcgcctctgcagctctgctgtgagcagcTCGCCCCGAAGGGAAGGCAGAGGAAAACAAGGGTTTCACCCAGATGCTTCTCGTGGGCACATTTTAACAAGGGCATTCAGCTCCTGCCTCCAGGATTTTGTAACAGAGGTGTTACACACAGTGCCATGTGGGGACTGGCTCGCTGGGACCTCTCCAAGTGGGACCTCTCTTCTGGTGTCTGCCTCGTCAGGGACCCACCTGAGGTTTTAGCAAAAGCTCTAGCTAATAAGTTTTCTGGCataaatgattctgtggttctaaaCAGCATAAAAGCACATCACTTTCTTCTTTTAAGCACTTCTGATGTGCTTTTCCCTTTGCTCCAGAGTAAAGCTCGCccagaggacagacagacacagttcagcacagatccctggacaaagcatggcttttcctgcagaCTGCTCCCACTCAGCTCTGCAGTGAGGACACACAGGGGGTGCTTTGGTGCTTGAGCCAAACTCAGAATGAAATAAGCCATGGTTTGTTTATCTGAGGGTGCTGTTCCCTTTGTTCATCCCGTtgctctcccttttcctttccgTTCCCTTCACCTTTACTTCTCTCCAGCACCTCTCCTCACAAGTCCCAccttgctgctggcatcctccTCTCTGAAATGTGCTCAGACCCCTTTTCCTGGCTCCCTCTTAGCAATCCCTAAAGCTCACTCTCAGTATTTACCCTTGGGCACTTGAACACATCTCTGGACATGGAAAGAGGCTTTTCCTCCCTGCTAGATACAACCAGCCTGCCTCCTCCCAGTGCATTGcagattttcccttttttacatttttaaagagaTCATCTCACTGTCCTCACCACAATAAAGAATCCACAacaccctgcagggctgtgagaAGGACAGGTCAGGCAGTATCGGATTTCCTTGAGTAATATCTGCTGGGCTGAGCACAGCTCAAAAAACACCAGTTTGGGTGAGAAAAACACCGCcttgttcacaaactcagcTGCTTTTGGTGGTGCTTTCATTGCAACCCAAATTTCACTGTAAGATTAACAATTCATGGCTGCAGTGATACTGGGCAGCAAGTTAAATCAAGGAAATGTGAACAGGAAAATGGACAGGGATAATGAAAACATGCTCAGGCCAAGAAAATAACTCCCACAGCAGTTTCTACCgagcatcccagccctgctccactgTCACCTACCTGAGTCTCAGTGACTGTGGCAGTTTTGGGGGCCAGAGGGTTGGTGAGGGTGATGGTGTACAGGATCACTCTGGTCTGATTgccattttcctccttcttccaaGGGTGAAAGATAATATCTGAGAGGACAAAACAACACTGCAGTCAAGTAACTGGGCAGGGATCTCTGGTCAGCCCCCTGGGGAAAGGCATAGCCATACAACCAGGCAGGGGATGAGATTTCCTTCCCCTTGGGGAGCCTGGCTGCTCTAGAGCTCAGCTCAGTGTGAAACAAAAGGACTCCTGTGATAAATGTGaatattttcccctctttcaagTGCAAGGAAAGGGGGAGAGCCTGGGGATTTATCTCCTTTAGCAAATCTACAGTTACAGGGAAAGGACTATGACATGCCAAGGGAttctctctgcagctctgtccgTGTCAGGTGTGGAGCTTTTCCCTCACACTGTTAAGCCTTGAACAGAAGATCAGGCATTAGGTGAtgataaaaaataagaaaaccagCTTTTTCCATAAAAAAGCTGTTCCAGCTGTTAGAAAATGAAACCAGATGAGCACACAGGTCCTGCTGCTTTTGGCTACGCCAGCACAGGCCACGTCATCCCAAAATCTGCTCAGACTGTCACCCAAGCAGGCAAAATTGTACCTCCAAGGCAGAGCCCTTCCCCCTGCAGgcctgggcagctccagcagcagcagcagctcaccaGAGAAGCGGCGCTGCTCCATGAAGTCCCTCTGGAACTGGGAGTCCGTGAAGAGCAGGTCGTAGAGCTTGTCCACACTGAAGTTGAACACCTCGTTCACGTACTGGCGGCCGTTCAGGTCCTCATAAAAGGCTTGGACTTCCCCTGTGGGGAAAGAGAGCCTCAAGGTCCAGGCATGACCCTCCAGGGTGATGAAAAATGTGCTTCCACAGCACCAGGACCTCAATATTTCAGAAGGAACCTAAAGGAGGGACTTCaactgatgcctcaggtttgagattttctatttttcacattctgtgctgcttcagtgtgtgggtctggggttcacatgaggggatggtgagctctctgcacagagcagggagacaaaacaattcctgctccagctgggcaccaaggacaaatgatccaaatctcaggcccaggagcacaaacaacgtgggctggagagaggaaaacaagcaggatgggactgcacgggctaaagctggaatgggacaatgaactccaatgtgccaatggagcagagctgatcacagtgagagcccccgggagcgctcgtgcattttgggaccatttgggttcatcttgggtgcagccctggctgggctctggtgctgcccaaggtggatccatggaggagatcctttcaataaatccctgctttattctctagctctgtccagctctgctctaggccagcctgcacaaggcaaCACAACCCTTTTCCTGCACTGACCCCAGGGCAAGAAGTTGGGACATCAGAAGGGATAATTAATTACACAGCTTATTTTAGGGACACCCTAAAATTTTTTGGCACATCCTGAAATGTAAACACATTCACTTTCTGCAGCCCACAATGGGAATTCTTTGCATCTGCAGGGTGCAGAAAAGGCTTTCAGTAGTCACCACTCCATTCCCTCatggggaaggaagggatgAGGCTGGAAGTAGCCCTGATGGCGTGGCCTTTCCCCACATACCTTCATCGTGGGTGTCTGAGGAGTCACTGAGCTCTGTGGGAATGTCTTCATTGTCATTGAAGTCCAGGGAGGGGGAGTTCACAGGGCCAATGATGTCGATCTTCTCTCCCATGATGTTGGCAATGCCAAGGTCTTTCTCCACAGGACTCTCTGCCactgcctcctcctcttctgGGAGCACTCCATCGAACTGCAGTAAGGACAGGGCACAACAAGGGCAAGATCAGCACCTGGAAATGGGCTTTATTTCAAAATACCTCACATCTGTGAGCCGATTTCTGAATATTTGGCCTTGACATATCTGGAAATTAAATAGAGGAGGACATTTGCCAAATATTGTTCGTAAAATCTCCTCTCAAAGAATCAGTGTTCAAGCTCTGGACACCACCAGGATTTTTGTTCAGACAAGCACAATATTGTCCAGTGCTTGTCCAGTGGTTTTGCTCCTGAACAAGCTGAAAGAACCTGAGGTAATATCTAAATAAGGTCTGCTCTGCCGTAATACCAGGAGGGTACACACTGTTTTCCAGGGAATAAGTGAAGGCAGGGAAGAAATTATAACCCTTTTATGTTCAAAACTtttagagaaaggaaaatgctcTTGCTGTTGAGAGTCCCAGTGACAAAATCACTGACCAAGGACTGAAATCAGCAGCAGtggaagaggagctggaggatgAACAAACCTCATAGGACCCATGGGGTGCtggatttcagggaaaaaaaaaaaattcctgctgcCAGGGGAGGGAGAAAACTCACCGAGGCTGGGGCTTCACTGCTGCCTGTGGAGGTCAGGGTGCTGGCAGTGACAGATTTCTTTGGCAGCTGAGGGCTGGCTTCTGGCTTGGCCTCCATGCTGCTCTTGGAGGAGCTGTCGTTGACTTCATTCTCCTCCACGGGGATTTCTTCGCAGTAGCTGGGACGCCACAGAGAACACAGGTTTTTATGGTTACCCCTCTCACAACAGCTacagctgcacacacagagcaagtGAGAATGTTTCTATGAGGTTTCCAGGCTGTCCAGAAGCAGGAATGGCTCAGTGCAGAAAAGAGCAAGCCCCAGTTTTTTGGGTGTTTATACAGGGACTGTCAAGCATCAGCATTTTCTGGCCATGCAACACTGCCTGGCCTTGTGACCAGTGGGGTGCTTTGGCATTTCTAGAATTGCTCAGCATGCTCAGCAGGCATTTCAGTCCCTCCCAGTGgtgccttaagttttagcttttctatttctcaCATTCTGgtttagtgtgtgggtctggggttcacatgaggggatggtgagctctctgcacagagcagggagacaaaacaattcctgctccagctgggcaccaaggacaaatgatccaaatctcagcccaagagcacaaacaacgtgggctggagagaggaaaacaagcaggatgggactgcatgggctaaagctggaatgggacaatgaactccaatgtgccaatggagcagagctgatcacagtgagagcccccgggagcgctcgtgcattttgggaccatttgggttcatcttgggtgcagccctggctgggctctggtgctgcccaaggtggatccatggaggagatcctttgaataaatccctgctttattctttagctctgcccagctctgctctaggccagcctgcacaaggcatcacCATTTTCTATGAGGAAATGCTCCACTTCCAGCTTTTTAGGCATCACACACTCCAGAGCCCCCACTTGGCCAGGTCCCAGACCTGTCAGGACAGGCAGCATTTGGGGCATGCAGCACgccctgctgtggcagcagctctctggcacggagagcaggcacagactttccccggcattttcctggggaaggctgtgagaagatcagagaaaagaatgaggaacaattcttatctccacttgttgcacctgctgttgtgcacgtGTGGAATGTGTCAGGGAGagtttaccaaagggtgatttcttaattggacactggatggtgttgGGATGCATTGACCAGTTAGGTCAAAGCTGGATCGGACTGGCTGGaagggttactgagtttcttaataagtacAGAATAATTTAATATAAGATGATATTACACAGCAATCGATCAGGCTGCTCTAGAGCAGATCAGATTAGATTCCTTCTGCAATCAcggagtcaatgctaattattacccagctgggggcctgtggcgacaccctgctctgctggggccGCCTCTGCTCGCCggcacagagctcagccctCCCCACTCACCCCATGGTGTTGAAGTCATCATCAGGAGGCACGTAGTCCTCATCATCGCTGGTCAGCCCCAGCTCGTTGCCGTAACACTGGTGGACAAAGTGCCAGAGCTCCTTCGGACACAGAGGCTGCAACGGGGGGGACAGAAGGTCACATCTGTGCAGCCAGGAAGAGCAAAAGGCACGGAAAAAGCGGGATTACCACTGCCAGGAGCACAGTCCTGCCCCGAAAGGAGGGAGATTCTGACACCTGAGGTGAGAGCCCTGCTGTGGGCTCCGCTCTCTGAAATTCCATTTTATGGAGTTGAATATCattgaattatttctttattaatttgatttttatgtaatttttatcgatttattttattatttattatttattatttttatttttatttttattttttcttatataatatatactatattatttatattatatatattatattatattatattatattatattatattatattatattatattatattatattatattatattatatttattatattatattattagattatattataatatattatatattatattatatatattatatatactatacaatatatactatatataatatagtatatataatatataatatataatatattatataatatattatatactaTATACTATATACTATAGTATATATTATatgatatataatatatactatataatATATAGTATATACTATAGTATATACTATATACtattatatatcatatatactatataatatataatatagtatatattatatatactatattatatacattctatattatttatttattttatagctatatatttatatgttttgtacatttatatattttatataattttatattcaCATTTATAAAGTATATGTAGATATATGCACTATGCAAAATATTATCATTATAATAcctattatatttatataaatatatattttatagtGATATTTTCATATCTATAAAGTAATAAACATTATATAGATATAATAAtgtatacatttatatattttatcattatatatttatatattttatatattatatatttatatatggaTATGTAGATATATGCAATATGCAAAATACTCTCAATATAATAACTACTATATAATTTATATGTTTTATAGtgatatttatataaataataagtaagaaaaatatataaataataatatactAATATAgccatttatatattttatctaTTATATGCTTATATATGTAGATATACGCAATATGTAAAACATTATAAATATAATAACTATTATGTTTatataattataaatatttaatttatatgttTTATAGTGGTATTTTAGtgatttaaatattaattttaaaatattacattctcaatatattttatagaaatagaGCATTTTATTatcaatattataaatatatgtattataattttatatatttaatatattataattataaatataatttattatgattataaatatattattaattttattacaaaTATACCCGAATATAATAAATTTTATAAGACATAAGTTATAGCTATTGTATTATGTGCATAATTTTACATATTCTATGTAACataaaatagataaatataCATTATAGACTATATAGAATATCGAATCATACATAATTATACATATGtcatatataattatatatcatatataatTATACATATGTCATTACACGCAatgctttattttattactatttattggtattctattttattatttatttcatgtcCTCATGGAAGCACTAGACTGCATTtccctcctcagctgctcttcccacCTCTTCTGCTGTGCCTCTCTTTAATGTCTGCAGCTCCACTAAACCCCCAGACCTTACGAGGGTTTTTTTCATCCCCCCcttcaattttttaaattaaagctgCCTGAAGGATCCCAGCTGCGAAAACGATCTCAAACAGCAACGAATAAAAACATTTCCTGCTGCAGTTTGGAATCTAAAGGAGTTTGTGTCATCAGACAGCCCTGTGAAAAgtccaaaaaaaaagtaaaaaagagaaaatgaattaTCCAGACCATTGAAAAAACGCCCAGATTTTAGGGATGCAGGTCAGTGATCACCACATGACTGTGACATGAGGCTCTGCAAAACGGGGCAGGCAGACTTGTGATTTAAAGATGTGGTACAGGGATGAAAGGGGATTTTTACCCCTAAGAAACTTATGACCAGTGACAAAGATTTCTTGGTAATGAGGGCAAACAAACCCAGTGAACTTTTCCTGAGGTGCTGCCTTGAATTTCTTCCCATTGTAACTGCATGGGATAAGGCAGGAATTTTTTAATCTAGCTCCCCACAGCAGCAaccatgggggaaaaaaagcctctgATGAGGAGATTTCATCCAGAGAAATCTTGACTGTTCCACCTCCTTCCCACACACACCAACTCACATCCATGTCTTATCAGGAAAACTGCTCTCAGctctttctccccttttcctgccaGGGATCccacatttggaaaaaaagagCTCTGCCAGTGCTTCCTGTGTTTATCACCCTCTGTCTCAGCTCCCATCTGCCTTGACCTTGAGAGCAAGGCTCTGAATTTCCTTGGGAGCTCCAAAAGGCTGCTCAGGTTACAAACGCAGGCTGCCCAAGGCAAGGCGATCCGTTCTCCTCCTGAATCCTACCCCAGTTTTTGGGACAGGGTATTCCTAGTGCCTCATTCCAGCCAGGACACCCCGAAATGCTGGGAGGCCAGAAATGCCCTCCCCACTGTGGAACAGATACTCGGATCAAAT
The Anomalospiza imberbis isolate Cuckoo-Finch-1a 21T00152 chromosome 24, ASM3175350v1, whole genome shotgun sequence DNA segment above includes these coding regions:
- the GRAMD1B gene encoding protein Aster-B isoform X5, with the protein product MPAANMTETLQLPALRVPEQQVLEGGCAWSSSSTPTLRRKRFKMRRMKNVQEQSLEAGRYQESPSSSKEYLQLPSIEITPSSDEDTPWSNCSTPSASPRRKRFLLRKWLRVREKKECSESSSQQSSQQSSHDDDSARFLSPSMREDSTASNSNRSTPACSPILRKRSRSPTPQDAPGDAMVEKGSDHSSDKSPSTPEQGVQRSCSSQSGRSGAKNSKSHKRLSKKSQSWYNVLSPTYKQRNEDFRKLFKQLPDTERLIVDYSCALQRDILLQGRLYLSENWICFYSNIFRWETLLTVRLKDICSMTKEKTARLIPNAIQVCTDTEKHFFTSFGARDRTYMMMFRLWQNALLDKPLCPKELWHFVHQCYGNELGLTSDDEDYVPPDDDFNTMGCSCCERGNHKNLCSLWRPSYCEEIPVEENEVNDSSSKSSMEAKPEASPQLPKKSVTASTLTSTGSSEAPASFDGVLPEEEEAVAESPVEKDLGIANIMGEKIDIIGPVNSPSLDFNDNEDIPTELSDSSDTHDEGEVQAFYEDLNGRQYVNEVFNFSVDKLYDLLFTDSQFQRDFMEQRRFSDIIFHPWKKEENGNQTRVILYTITLTNPLAPKTATVTETQTMYKASQESECYVIDAEVLTHDVPYHDYFYTINRYTLTRVARNKSRLRVSTELRYRKQPWGLVKSFIEKNFWSGLEDYFRHLESELTKTESTYLAEVHRQSPKEKVSKQSTVRRRKRAHAHLRVPHLEEVLSPVTTPTDEEVAHRIKHVAGSTQTRHIPEESPSGFHLQSVSKLLLVISFVLVLLVILNMMLFYKLWMLEYTTQTLTAWQGLRLQERLPQSQTEWAQLLESQQKYHDSELQKWREIIKSSVMLLDQMKDSLINLQNGIGSRDFGSDPEEKRKRFH
- the GRAMD1B gene encoding protein Aster-B isoform X6; this translates as MPAANMTETLQLPALRVPEQQVLEGGCAWSSSSTPTLRRKRFKMRRMKNVQEQSLEAGRYQESPSSSKEYLQLPSIEITPSSDEDTPWSNCSTPSASPRRKRFLLRKWLRVREKKECSESSSQQSSQQSSHDDDSARFLSPSMREDSTASNSNRSTPACSPILRKRSRSPTPQDAPGDAMVEKGSDHSSDKSPSTPEQGVQRSCSSQSGRSGAKNSKVRGEQRAVLSPTYKQRNEDFRKLFKQLPDTERLIVDYSCALQRDILLQGRLYLSENWICFYSNIFRWETLLTVRLKDICSMTKEKTARLIPNAIQVCTDTEKHFFTSFGARDRTYMMMFRLWQNALLDKPLCPKELWHFVHQCYGNELGLTSDDEDYVPPDDDFNTMGCSCCERGNHKNLCSLWRPSYCEEIPVEENEVNDSSSKSSMEAKPEASPQLPKKSVTASTLTSTGSSEAPASFDGVLPEEEEAVAESPVEKDLGIANIMGEKIDIIGPVNSPSLDFNDNEDIPTELSDSSDTHDEGEVQAFYEDLNGRQYVNEVFNFSVDKLYDLLFTDSQFQRDFMEQRRFSDIIFHPWKKEENGNQTRVILYTITLTNPLAPKTATVTETQTMYKASQESECYVIDAEVLTHDVPYHDYFYTINRYTLTRVARNKSRLRVSTELRYRKQPWGLVKSFIEKNFWSGLEDYFRHLESELTKTESTYLAEVHRQSPKEKVSKQSTVRRRKRAHAHLRVPHLEEVLSPVTTPTDEEVAHRIKHVAGSTQTRHIPEESPSGFHLQSVSKLLLVISFVLVLLVILNMMLFYKLWMLEYTTQTLTAWQGLRLQERLPQSQTEWAQLLESQQKYHDSELQKWREIIKSSVMLLDQMKDSLINLQNGIGSRDFGSDPEEKRKRFH